The proteins below are encoded in one region of Hordeum vulgare subsp. vulgare chromosome 3H, MorexV3_pseudomolecules_assembly, whole genome shotgun sequence:
- the LOC123442696 gene encoding geranylgeranyl transferase type-1 subunit beta produces the protein MGDQEAEEAAAGFARARHAAFLEMMSSELPDGYATQEVNHLTLAYFAVAGLSLLRELHRVNKDQIAKWVLSFQVHPEANDDLHNGQFFGFCGSRTTKFPSNLVKDPCHNGSHLASTYSALAILKIVGYDVLNLDSKVLLASMKKLQQSDGSFMPTHIGAETDLRFVYCAAAICSMLKDWSGMDKEKAKEYILNCQSYDGGFGMVPGSESHGGGTFCAVAALYLMGFIQVDLASNLRESAPIDVQLLLEWCLQRQAADGGFQGRRNKPSDTCYAFWIGGVLKMIGAYHLIDHAALREFLLTCQTRYGGFSKFPDDGLPDIYHSYYGLAALSLLGEEKEVEPLCAELGIIAAAL, from the exons ATGGGGGAccaggaggcggaggaggcggcggccgggtTCGCGCGCGCGCGCCACGCGGCGTTCCTGGAGATGATGTCGTCCGAGCTCCCCGACGGCTACGCCACGCAGGAGGTCAACCACCTCACCCTCGCCTACTTCGCCGTCGCCGGCCTCTCCCTCCTCCGGGAGCTCCACCGG GTTAACAAGGATCAAATTGCCAAATGGGTTTTGTCGTTTCAAGTACACCCTGAGGCAAACGACGACTTACATAATG GGCAATTTTTTGGATTCTGTGGCTCTAGAACAACTAAATTTCCCTCAAATTTGGTGAAG GACCCTTGCCATAATGGTAGCCATCTAGCAAGCACTTATTCTGCTCTTGCTATATTGAAGATTGTAGGTTATGATGTACTAAACCTTGATAGCAAGGTTCTTCTAGCGTCGATGAAAAAACTCCAGCAATCAGATGGAAG CTTCATGCCTACTCATATTGGTGCGGAAACAGACCTACGCTTTGTATACTGTGCAG CTGCGATCTGCTCAATGCTGAAAGACTGGTCAGGAATGGACAAGGAAAAGGCCAAGGAATACATCCTTAATTGTCAG TCATATGACGGTGGCTTTGGCATGGTTCCCGGTTCAGAATCTCATG GTGGGGGAACTTTCTGTGCTGTTGCGGCCCTATATCTAATGGGTTTCATTCAAGTCGATTTGGCATCGAACTTACGAGAGTCTGCGCCGATCGACGTACAATTGCTATTGGAGTGGTGTCTTCAG AGGCAAGCAGCAGACGGGGGGTTTCAGGGCAGAAGAAACAAGCCAAGCGATACATGCTATGCTTTCTG GATCGGAGGCGTGTTGAAGATGATTGGCGCCTACCACTTGATCGACCACGCCGCTCTGCGGGAGTTTCTGCTCACCTGCCAGACACGT TACGGAGGCTTCTCGAAGTTCCCCGACGACGGGCTCCCGGACATCTACCATTCGTACTACGGGCTCGCTGCCCTCTCGTTGCTGGGTGAGGAGAAGGAGGTCGAGCCGCTCTGCGCCGAGCTGGGGATCATCGCCGCTGCGCTGTAG
- the LOC123442697 gene encoding very-long-chain (3R)-3-hydroxyacyl-CoA dehydratase PASTICCINO 2A, whose protein sequence is MAGVGSAVRRLYLSAYNWVVFYGWAQVLYYAITALLGDGHEGVYAAVERPLQLAQTAAVMEILHGLVGLVRSPVTATLPQIGSRLFLTWGILWSFPETQSHILVSSLVISWSITEIIRYSFFGLKETLGFAPSWLLWLRYSTFMILYPTGIFSEVSLIYIALPYMKVSERYFLKMPNKWNFSFDYFYTCVIAIGVYIPGGPHMFTYMLAQRKKALSKAKTA, encoded by the exons ATGGCCGGCGTCGGGTCGGCGGTGCGGCGGCTCTACCTCTCCGCCTACAACTGGGTCGTCTTCTACGGATG GGCGCAGGTGCTCTACTATGCGATCACGGCGCTACTGGGGGACGGCCACGAGGGCGTCTACGCCGCCGTCGAGCGCCCGCTGCAGCTCGCTCAGACCGCCGCCGTCATGGAG ATTCTTCATGGGCTTGTAG GGTTGGTGAGGTCTCCAGTCACTGCAACCCTTCCACAGATAGGATCAAGATTGTTTCTTACATGGGGCATCTTGTGGAGCTTTCCCGAG ACACAGTCGCATATTCTCGTATCTTCGTTGGTCATAAGCTGGTCTATCACTGAG ATCATTAGATATTCTTTCTTCGGCTTGAAGGAGACGCTTGGATTCGCACCTTCCTGGCTTTTGTGGCTTAG GTATAGTACATTTATGATATTGTATCCTACCGGTATCTTTAGTGAGGTCAGTCTGATCTACATCGCTCTGCCTTACATGAAG GTATCCGAGAGGTACTTTCTTAAGATGCCTAACAAGTGGAATTTTTCCTTTGACTACTTTTACACATGTGTTATCGCCATAGGTGTCTATATTCCAG GTGGGCCACACATGTTCACGTACATGCTTGCCCAGAGGAAGAAGGCACTGTCAAAGGCAAAGACTGCATGA
- the LOC123442698 gene encoding N-glycosylase/DNA lyase OGG1, whose protein sequence is MRPPLLPRVASAVPPRRHSTLRPPMPSSPALLPSTPPPAAPVEIPKPETTHQHPPAARRRLPLADEEWHPLPLSLAELSLPLTLPTGQTFLWRRTSLSPLRFTAAVGPHLVSLSHLPDDDRLAFLLHNDDPASPTSSVAAARAALCDYLNSAVPLADLWVQFTAADARFAEVAARLGGGGARVLRQDPVECLFQFLCSSNNNIARIEKMVWTLAGYGERLGEVGGFVFHRFPTVERLAQVSEQELREAGFGYRAKYVAGTAKELMAKPGGGAKWLSLLRNRELPEVIEALCTLPGVGPKVAACIALFSLDKNQAIPVDTHVWKVATKYMLPELAGKSLTPKLSIVVADAFVTRFGEYAGWAQNVLFIGQLPAKKLVAAEVTSDTTKPTKRKRGTKMVEIQT, encoded by the exons ATGCGTCCCCCGCTCCTCCCTCGCGTCGCCTCCGCCGTTCCTCCTCGCCGCCACAGCACTCTCAGGCCGCCGATGCCGTCCTCCCCTGCCCTCCTCCCCTCcaccccgccgccggccgcaccCGTAGAAATCCCCAAGCCCGAGACCACCCACCAGCACCCTCCTGCCgcccgccgccgcctgcccctcgCCGACGAGGAGTGGCACccgctccccctctctctcgccgAGCTCTCCCTCCCTCTCACCCTCCCCACCGGCCAGACCTTCCTCTGGCGCCGCACCTCCCTCTCCCCGCTCCGATTCACCGCCGCCGTGGGCCCGCACCTCGTCTCCCTCTCCCACCTCCCCGACGACGACCGCCTCGCCTTCCTCCTCCACAACGACGACCCCGCCTCCCCCACCTCCTCCGTGGCCGCCGCCCGCGCCGCGCTGTGCGACTACCTGAACTCCGCCGTCCCCCTCGCCGACCTCTGGGTCCAGTTCACGGCCGCCGATGCGCGCTTCGCGGAGGTCGCGGCGcggctcggcggcggcggcgcgcgggtgCTCAGGCAGGACCCGGTCGAGTGCCTGTTCCAGTTCCTCTGCTCCTCCAACAACAACATCGCACGGATCGAGAAGATGGTCTGGACACTGGCCGGATACGGAGAGCGGCTCGGGGAGGTCGGCGGCTTCGTGTTCCACCGGTTCCCCACCGTCGAGCGGCTCGCGCAGGTGTCCGAGCAGGAGCTTCGGGAGGCTGGGTTTGGGTACAG GGCAAAGTATGTTGCTGGCACTGCTAAAGAATTGATGGCCAAGCCTGGTGGAGGCGCAAAATGGCTTTCCTTGTTGCGTAACAGGGAACTTCCGGAGGTAATTGAGGCTCTTTGTACCCTGCCAGGCGTTGGTCCAAAAGTTGCAGCCTGCATTGCTCTGTTCTCTCTTGATAAGAATCAGGCTATTCCTGTTGACACACATGTCTGGAAG GTTGCTACAAAGTATATGTTGCCCGAGCTAGCTGGCAAGAGCCTGACTCCAAAACTGAGCATTGTTGTCGCCGACGCATTTGTAACCAGATTTGGCGAGTATGCTGGTTGGGCACAGAATGTTCTTTTTATTGGCCAGCTACCTGCTAAAAAACTTGTGGCCGCCGAAGTTACCAGTGACACCACGAAACCTACCAAGAGGAAACGTGGGACAAAGATGGTTGAAATACAGACATAG